In Achromobacter spanius, the following proteins share a genomic window:
- the murC gene encoding UDP-N-acetylmuramate--L-alanine ligase, whose protein sequence is MKHRIQHIHFVGIGGSGMSGIAEVLLNLGYTISGSDLNESAVTRRLTGLGAKIAIGHVASNVTGAAAIVTSTAVAGDNPEVIAARAARIPVVPRAVMLAELMRLKRGIAVAGTHGKTTTTSLVASVLAAGDLDPTFVIGGRLNSAGANARLGQGDYIVVEADESDASFLNLLPVMAIVTNIDADHMDTYGHDVARLKSAFIEFTQRLPFYGSAVLCSDDANVREIMPFVSRPITTYGLNEEAQVRAYEVQPSGTRMRFNVQRTHLDTLLPPLQVELNLPGLHNVRNALAAIAVATELGVSDDAIRDSLAAFKGVGRRFTQTGEFPVPASHGGGTFTVIDDYGHHPVEMAATLAAARGAWPDRRIVLAFQPHRYTRTRDCFEDFVRVLGTADAVLLTEVYAAGEPPLVAADGRALSRALRVAGKVEPVFVEDVAELPQAVIDFVRNGDVVIVMGAGSISKVPAQVGELA, encoded by the coding sequence ATGAAACACAGAATTCAACATATCCATTTCGTAGGCATCGGCGGCTCTGGCATGAGCGGCATTGCCGAAGTGCTGCTCAACCTGGGCTACACGATCAGTGGTTCCGACCTGAACGAGTCGGCGGTGACGCGCCGTCTGACCGGTCTGGGTGCAAAGATCGCAATCGGCCACGTGGCCAGCAACGTCACGGGCGCGGCTGCCATCGTCACGTCCACGGCGGTGGCGGGCGACAACCCCGAAGTGATCGCCGCGCGGGCCGCGCGTATCCCCGTGGTGCCGCGCGCCGTCATGCTGGCGGAGCTGATGCGCTTGAAGCGCGGCATCGCGGTAGCCGGCACGCATGGCAAGACCACCACCACCAGCCTGGTGGCCAGCGTGCTTGCCGCTGGCGACCTGGACCCCACTTTCGTGATCGGCGGACGCTTGAACTCGGCCGGCGCCAACGCGCGCCTGGGGCAGGGCGACTACATCGTGGTCGAGGCCGACGAGTCCGATGCGTCGTTCCTGAATCTGTTGCCGGTGATGGCCATCGTGACCAACATCGATGCCGACCACATGGACACCTACGGGCACGACGTGGCGCGCCTGAAAAGCGCCTTCATCGAATTCACTCAACGCCTGCCGTTCTATGGCAGCGCGGTGCTGTGCTCGGATGACGCCAACGTGCGCGAGATCATGCCCTTCGTGTCGCGGCCGATCACCACCTATGGCCTGAACGAAGAGGCGCAGGTGCGAGCCTACGAAGTGCAGCCGTCCGGTACGCGCATGCGCTTCAACGTGCAGCGCACGCACCTCGACACGCTGCTGCCGCCCCTGCAAGTGGAATTGAACCTGCCCGGCCTGCACAACGTGCGCAACGCGCTGGCCGCGATTGCCGTTGCCACCGAGCTGGGCGTATCGGACGACGCCATCCGTGATTCGCTGGCCGCCTTCAAGGGTGTGGGCCGCCGTTTCACGCAGACCGGCGAATTCCCGGTGCCGGCCAGCCACGGCGGCGGCACCTTCACGGTGATCGACGACTACGGCCATCACCCCGTGGAGATGGCCGCCACGCTGGCCGCCGCGCGCGGCGCCTGGCCCGATCGCCGCATCGTGCTGGCCTTCCAGCCGCACCGCTACACGCGGACGCGCGATTGCTTTGAAGATTTTGTGCGGGTGCTGGGCACCGCCGATGCCGTGTTGCTGACCGAGGTCTACGCCGCTGGCGAGCCGCCGCTGGTGGCCGCCGACGGCCGCGCGCTGTCACGCGCGCTGCGGGTGGCCGGCAAGGTTGAGCCGGTGTTCGTTGAAGACGTGGCTGAACTGCCGCAGGCCGTGATCGACTTCGTGCGCAACGGCGACGTCGTCATCGTGATGGGAGCGGGTTCGATCAGCAAGGTCCCCGCCCAAGTAGGAGAACTGGCATGA
- a CDS encoding cell division protein FtsQ/DivIB has translation MWNDARTTNLIANTLAVLAVCAMLIAGVVWVAQRPFFTLTAIELESMPDTELHYVSPQAVRSAIAGRFKGNFFTVDLDDAREIFESVPWVRHATVRRIWPNVLRVRIEEQQPLALWNENQMINTWGEAFTANTGEVDDETVLPQFSGPEGTEPLVVQRYAELARWFAPLDMHVKQLELSPRYAWRVVLSNGMLLDLGRDPGADAPDPHGLPGALPFAARIQRFVQAWPSVAGRLEGRTITQADLRYPNGFALALAPLPASETKSKSTPKPPKKR, from the coding sequence GTGTGGAACGACGCTCGCACTACCAACCTGATCGCCAACACGCTAGCCGTGCTGGCGGTTTGCGCCATGCTCATCGCGGGCGTGGTCTGGGTAGCGCAACGCCCGTTCTTCACGTTGACGGCGATCGAGCTGGAATCGATGCCGGACACCGAATTGCACTATGTGTCGCCGCAGGCGGTGCGCTCGGCGATCGCGGGCCGTTTCAAGGGCAACTTCTTCACGGTGGACCTGGACGACGCGCGCGAGATCTTCGAATCGGTGCCGTGGGTACGCCACGCCACCGTGCGCCGCATCTGGCCCAATGTGCTGCGTGTGCGGATCGAGGAACAGCAACCCCTGGCGCTGTGGAACGAGAACCAGATGATCAACACCTGGGGCGAAGCGTTCACGGCGAACACGGGCGAGGTGGACGACGAAACCGTGTTGCCGCAGTTCTCCGGGCCCGAGGGCACCGAGCCGCTGGTCGTGCAGCGCTATGCCGAGCTGGCGCGTTGGTTCGCGCCGCTGGACATGCATGTCAAACAGTTGGAGCTGAGCCCGCGCTATGCCTGGCGGGTGGTGTTGTCCAACGGCATGCTGCTGGACCTGGGCCGCGATCCGGGCGCCGATGCGCCGGACCCGCACGGCCTGCCCGGCGCCTTGCCGTTCGCGGCACGTATTCAACGCTTTGTGCAGGCGTGGCCCAGCGTAGCGGGGCGCCTGGAAGGGCGCACCATCACGCAGGCCGACCTGCGCTATCCGAATGGTTTCGCCCTGGCGCTGGCTCCGTTGCCCGCGTCGGAAACCAAATCCAAATCCACACCGAAACCTCCCAAGAAACGCTAA
- the murD gene encoding UDP-N-acetylmuramoyl-L-alanine--D-glutamate ligase: protein MNTMETSRADAPLVLILGLGETGVAAARWCARLGARLRVADTRAEPGGLAALRDALAQSEVEYRLGCDASFDVALLDGVTQVVLSPGLAPTQAPAADLLREAEARGIEVVGEIELFARALADLAERREYRPRLLTVTGTNGKTTVTALTRDLIDASGLSVVAAGNISPAALTALMDALDNDTLPQVWVLELSSFQLETTHSLMADAAIVLNVTQDHLDWHGGMDAYAAAKARILSMARIAIVNRDDPLTVAMVKTVNALNVRSFGRDMPELVGDMGLELGQGVAWLVACEPIDFDEPAPPTRRKKDAPEPVRANGRMSRLMPVDALRIRGIHNALNALAALQLARCLDLGWGAMLRTLREYAGEPHRAAFVRQIGGVDYINDSKGTNVGATVAALEGLGQPVVLIAGGQGKGQDFSPLIPVVSRHARAVMLIGVDAPEIARVLAPTGVNCITVDSLHAAVRGAADLAQPGDAVLLSPACASLDMFRNYPHRGRVFVEEVEDLARDRGEVA, encoded by the coding sequence ATGAATACGATGGAAACCTCCCGCGCTGACGCGCCGCTTGTCCTGATCCTCGGATTGGGCGAGACGGGTGTCGCCGCCGCACGCTGGTGCGCCCGCCTGGGCGCCCGCTTGCGCGTGGCCGACACACGCGCCGAACCGGGTGGGCTGGCCGCGCTGCGCGACGCGCTGGCGCAAAGCGAAGTGGAATACCGCCTGGGCTGCGATGCGTCGTTCGACGTGGCGCTGCTGGATGGCGTGACGCAAGTGGTGCTGAGCCCCGGCCTGGCGCCCACGCAAGCGCCTGCCGCCGACTTGCTGCGCGAGGCCGAGGCCCGTGGCATCGAAGTGGTGGGCGAGATCGAATTGTTTGCTCGCGCGCTGGCCGATCTGGCCGAAAGGCGCGAATATCGTCCGCGCCTGCTGACGGTGACGGGCACTAACGGCAAGACGACCGTGACCGCGTTGACGCGCGACCTGATCGACGCCAGTGGCCTGTCGGTCGTGGCCGCCGGCAACATCAGCCCGGCCGCATTGACGGCGCTGATGGACGCGCTGGACAACGACACGCTGCCGCAGGTGTGGGTGCTGGAACTGTCCAGCTTCCAACTGGAAACGACGCACTCGTTGATGGCTGACGCGGCCATCGTGCTGAACGTGACCCAAGACCATCTGGACTGGCATGGCGGCATGGACGCCTACGCGGCGGCCAAGGCGCGCATCTTGTCGATGGCGCGCATCGCCATCGTCAACCGCGACGACCCGCTTACGGTGGCCATGGTCAAGACCGTGAACGCCTTGAATGTGCGCAGCTTCGGCCGCGACATGCCCGAGCTGGTCGGCGACATGGGGCTGGAATTGGGCCAGGGCGTGGCCTGGCTGGTCGCCTGCGAACCCATCGATTTCGACGAACCCGCGCCGCCCACGCGCCGCAAGAAAGACGCGCCCGAGCCGGTGCGCGCCAACGGCCGCATGAGCCGCCTGATGCCCGTGGATGCGTTGCGCATCCGCGGTATTCATAACGCCCTGAACGCCTTGGCCGCCTTGCAGTTGGCGCGTTGCCTGGACCTGGGCTGGGGCGCCATGTTGCGCACGCTGCGCGAATACGCCGGCGAGCCGCACCGCGCGGCGTTTGTGCGCCAGATTGGCGGGGTCGACTACATCAATGACAGCAAGGGCACCAATGTGGGCGCCACGGTGGCCGCGCTGGAAGGCCTGGGCCAGCCCGTGGTGCTGATCGCGGGCGGACAGGGCAAGGGCCAGGATTTCTCGCCGCTGATTCCGGTGGTGTCGCGCCATGCGCGCGCCGTCATGCTGATCGGCGTGGATGCGCCCGAGATCGCGCGTGTGCTGGCGCCCACTGGCGTCAACTGCATCACCGTTGATTCGCTGCATGCCGCCGTGCGCGGCGCGGCTGACCTGGCGCAACCCGGTGACGCCGTGCTGCTGTCGCCGGCCTGCGCCAGCCTGGACATGTTCCGCAACTATCCGCATCGTGGCCGAGTGTTCGTGGAAGAGGTCGAAGACCTGGCCCGCGACCGGGGAGAGGTGGCATGA
- the ftsZ gene encoding cell division protein FtsZ, with translation MMNFEMLENNTKGTVIKVVGVGGAGGNAVAHMIRSGVHGVDFICANTDAQALAATNAPVQIRLGRTGLGAGAKPEQGRASAETAREEIRAALNGAHMVFITAGMGGGTGTGAGPVVAEVAKELGILTVGVVTKPFTFEGNKRLKMAEDGIAELAKHVHSLIVVLNENLYELMDEDATQEDCFRSADDILHNACAGIAEIINVEGNVNVDFEDVKTIMGEQGQAMMGTASASGADRARVAAEHAIACPLLEGVDLNGARGVLVNITASRTLKMRETREIMETIRSYASDDATVIFGTAYDESMGENLRVTVVATGLGRAQSRPQLVQNTAEVLRTGTDNMPMGTMPAGQGGDYRNLDMPSVMRNPRSQASAQVRALESSGMDHFDIPAFLRKQAD, from the coding sequence ATGATGAACTTTGAGATGCTTGAGAACAACACCAAAGGGACCGTAATCAAGGTCGTTGGTGTGGGCGGTGCGGGCGGCAATGCCGTCGCGCACATGATTCGCAGCGGCGTGCACGGCGTGGATTTCATCTGCGCCAACACCGATGCGCAAGCACTGGCGGCAACCAATGCCCCGGTGCAAATTCGTCTGGGCCGTACCGGCCTGGGTGCGGGCGCCAAGCCCGAGCAAGGACGTGCGTCGGCTGAAACCGCGCGCGAGGAGATCCGTGCTGCGCTGAACGGCGCTCACATGGTCTTCATCACCGCCGGTATGGGCGGTGGCACCGGCACCGGCGCGGGTCCGGTCGTGGCCGAAGTGGCGAAGGAACTGGGCATCCTGACCGTTGGCGTGGTCACCAAGCCTTTCACGTTTGAAGGCAACAAGCGCCTGAAGATGGCCGAGGACGGCATTGCCGAACTGGCCAAGCACGTGCATTCGCTCATCGTGGTGCTCAACGAGAACCTCTATGAATTGATGGACGAGGACGCGACGCAGGAAGACTGCTTCCGTTCGGCCGACGATATCCTGCACAACGCTTGCGCCGGTATCGCCGAAATCATCAACGTCGAAGGTAACGTCAACGTCGACTTCGAAGACGTCAAGACGATCATGGGCGAGCAGGGCCAGGCCATGATGGGCACGGCATCGGCATCGGGCGCGGACCGCGCGCGTGTCGCCGCCGAGCACGCCATTGCTTGCCCGCTGCTGGAAGGCGTGGACTTGAACGGCGCGCGTGGCGTGCTGGTCAACATCACCGCCAGCCGCACGCTGAAGATGCGCGAAACGCGCGAAATCATGGAAACGATCCGCAGCTACGCTTCGGACGACGCGACCGTGATCTTCGGTACCGCCTACGACGAGTCCATGGGTGAAAACCTGCGCGTGACTGTGGTTGCAACCGGCCTGGGCCGTGCGCAGTCGCGTCCGCAATTGGTGCAAAACACCGCTGAGGTGCTGCGCACCGGTACCGACAACATGCCCATGGGCACGATGCCGGCCGGTCAAGGCGGCGATTACCGCAATCTGGACATGCCGTCTGTCATGCGCAATCCGCGCAGCCAGGCGTCGGCTCAAGTGCGTGCTCTGGAAAGCTCGGGAATGGATCATTTCGACATCCCGGCGTTCTTGCGCAAGCAGGCAGATTGA
- the ftsW gene encoding putative lipid II flippase FtsW produces MSLIADLTASVNAVRPGRTKMRNFDLPLVIAASTLLLLGLLMVYSASIALADGPRYASYGRYYFVIRHGLFVSAGLLAGAVVLAIPIRVWQRMAVPLFMVAIVLLVAVLIPGIGREVNGAHRWIPLGPLNFQPSELMKLAALLYAADYTVRKQEHMQAFARGFLPMAFALAGVGMLLLLEPDLGAFMVIVAIAIGILFLGGINGKYFSSLLGVLVGTFLTLIWLSPWRRARLFAYLDPWNEDNAYGSAYQLSHSLIALGRGEWLGVGLGASVEKLHYLPEAHTDFLMAVVGEELGFAGVMLVITLFAIIIYRGFDIGRQAIAMERTFAGLVAHGVAMWFGVQSFINMGVCLGLLPTKGLTLPLMSYGGSGVVMNLCALAMLIRVDVENRVMMRGGRV; encoded by the coding sequence ATGAGCCTGATCGCCGATCTCACCGCCAGCGTCAATGCCGTACGGCCCGGCCGTACCAAGATGCGCAACTTCGATCTGCCGCTGGTCATCGCGGCGTCGACGCTGTTGCTGCTGGGCTTGCTGATGGTGTATTCGGCGTCGATCGCGCTGGCCGATGGCCCGCGCTACGCCTCTTACGGGCGCTATTACTTCGTGATCCGCCATGGCCTGTTCGTCAGTGCCGGCCTGCTTGCGGGCGCGGTGGTGCTGGCCATTCCGATCCGCGTCTGGCAGCGCATGGCGGTGCCGCTGTTCATGGTGGCGATAGTCTTGCTGGTGGCGGTCTTGATTCCCGGCATCGGCCGCGAAGTCAACGGCGCCCACCGCTGGATTCCGCTGGGCCCGCTGAACTTCCAGCCTTCCGAATTGATGAAGCTGGCGGCCTTGCTGTACGCCGCCGATTACACCGTGCGCAAGCAGGAACACATGCAGGCCTTTGCCCGCGGCTTTCTGCCGATGGCGTTCGCGCTGGCCGGCGTGGGCATGCTGCTGCTGTTGGAGCCCGACCTGGGCGCCTTCATGGTGATCGTTGCCATCGCCATTGGCATCCTGTTCCTGGGTGGCATCAACGGCAAGTACTTCAGCAGCCTGCTGGGCGTGCTGGTCGGCACCTTCCTGACGCTGATCTGGCTGTCTCCCTGGCGCCGTGCGCGCTTGTTCGCGTACCTGGACCCCTGGAACGAAGACAACGCCTACGGCAGCGCCTATCAGTTGTCGCATTCGCTGATTGCGCTGGGCCGTGGCGAATGGCTGGGCGTGGGCCTGGGCGCCAGTGTCGAGAAACTGCATTACCTGCCCGAAGCGCATACCGACTTCCTGATGGCGGTGGTGGGTGAGGAACTGGGTTTTGCCGGCGTCATGCTGGTGATCACGCTGTTTGCCATCATCATCTATCGCGGCTTTGATATCGGCCGCCAGGCCATCGCCATGGAACGCACGTTTGCGGGCCTGGTGGCGCATGGGGTGGCCATGTGGTTTGGCGTGCAGTCGTTCATCAACATGGGCGTGTGTCTGGGCCTGTTGCCGACGAAGGGGCTGACCCTGCCGCTGATGAGCTATGGCGGATCGGGCGTGGTGATGAACCTGTGCGCGCTGGCCATGCTGATCCGGGTAGACGTGGAAAACCGCGTGATGATGCGTGGGGGGCGAGTATGA
- a CDS encoding D-alanine--D-alanine ligase, whose amino-acid sequence MSTQFGKVGVLYGGRSAEREVSLMSGKGVQQALASAGVDAHLFDTGERSLAELAAEGFDRVFIALHGRYGEDGTIQGALELLGIPYTGSGPMASALAMDKTMTKRVWLQNGLPTPEFEVLDADTELRLVPDRLSLPLIIKPPHEGSTVGITKVVGYSDMKEAYAAAARFDSEVLAEQFITGRELTVAVLGAGKGARALPVIEIAAPGGNYDYEHKYFSDDTQYFCPATLPDGVAEEVADIAVKAYVALGCEGWGRADFILDRDNRPWLLEMNTSPGMTSHSLVPMAAKAVGISYADLCVAILSEASCKVHSASRNA is encoded by the coding sequence ATGAGCACGCAATTCGGCAAAGTGGGTGTGTTGTATGGCGGACGCTCCGCCGAGCGCGAAGTGTCGCTGATGTCCGGCAAGGGCGTGCAGCAGGCGCTGGCCAGCGCCGGCGTGGACGCGCACCTGTTCGACACGGGCGAACGCAGCCTGGCCGAATTGGCCGCCGAAGGCTTCGACCGCGTCTTCATCGCGCTGCATGGCCGCTACGGCGAAGACGGCACGATTCAGGGCGCGTTGGAATTGCTGGGCATTCCGTACACCGGCAGCGGCCCGATGGCGTCCGCGCTGGCCATGGACAAGACCATGACCAAGCGCGTGTGGCTGCAAAACGGCCTGCCCACGCCCGAATTCGAAGTGCTGGACGCCGACACGGAGCTGCGTCTGGTGCCCGACCGCCTGAGCCTGCCGCTGATCATCAAGCCGCCGCATGAAGGTTCCACCGTCGGGATCACCAAGGTTGTGGGTTATTCCGACATGAAGGAAGCCTATGCCGCGGCCGCGCGCTTTGACAGCGAAGTACTGGCCGAACAGTTCATCACCGGCCGCGAGTTGACCGTGGCGGTGCTGGGCGCGGGCAAGGGGGCGCGCGCGCTGCCCGTGATCGAGATCGCCGCGCCCGGTGGCAACTACGACTACGAACACAAGTATTTCTCGGACGATACCCAGTATTTCTGCCCCGCGACGCTGCCGGACGGCGTTGCCGAAGAAGTGGCTGATATCGCCGTCAAGGCCTATGTGGCGCTGGGCTGCGAAGGCTGGGGCCGCGCCGATTTCATCCTCGACCGCGACAACCGGCCGTGGCTGCTTGAAATGAATACCTCGCCTGGCATGACCAGCCATTCGTTGGTGCCGATGGCCGCGAAGGCCGTGGGGATCAGCTATGCCGATCTGTGCGTGGCGATTTTGTCCGAAGCCTCGTGCAAAGTGCACAGCGCCTCGCGTAACGCTTGA
- the mraY gene encoding phospho-N-acetylmuramoyl-pentapeptide-transferase has protein sequence MLLELARLLSDDVRALGVFEYITLRAVLACATALLIGLVAGPRVIRKLTEMKIGQAVRAYGPETHLVKTGTPTMGGVLILISIAISTLLWADWTNRFVWVVLLVTFGFGWIGWMDDYRKVVYRDPEGMPARQKFFLQATIGMIAAVYLAFAVSAPANTDLWPLFKAWVGSGFTMSLPTRADLIVPFFKSVSYPLGVLGFVALTWAVIVGTSNAVNLTDGLDGLAIMPTVMVGSALGIFAYVVGRVDYSKYLLFPYIPGASELMVLCAAIGGAGLAFLWFNAYPAQVFMGDVGALALGGALGTIAVIVRQEIVLFIMGGVFVVETLSVMIQVTWFKYTKRRYGTGRRIFRMAPLHHHFEVGGWKETQVVVRFWIISMMLVLIGLSTLKLR, from the coding sequence ATGCTGCTTGAACTGGCCCGTCTGCTTTCCGATGATGTGCGCGCCTTGGGCGTGTTTGAATACATCACCTTGCGCGCCGTGCTGGCGTGCGCGACGGCGTTGCTGATCGGCCTGGTGGCCGGTCCGCGTGTGATTCGCAAGTTGACCGAAATGAAGATTGGCCAGGCCGTGCGCGCCTATGGCCCGGAAACGCATCTGGTCAAGACCGGCACCCCCACTATGGGCGGCGTGCTGATCCTGATTTCCATCGCCATCAGCACCTTGCTGTGGGCCGACTGGACCAACCGCTTTGTGTGGGTGGTGCTGCTGGTGACGTTCGGCTTCGGCTGGATCGGCTGGATGGACGATTACCGCAAGGTGGTCTATCGCGACCCTGAAGGCATGCCCGCGCGGCAGAAATTCTTTTTGCAGGCCACTATCGGCATGATCGCCGCGGTGTACTTGGCGTTTGCCGTATCGGCGCCCGCCAACACCGATCTTTGGCCGCTGTTCAAGGCCTGGGTGGGAAGCGGCTTCACGATGTCGCTGCCGACGCGCGCCGACCTGATCGTGCCGTTCTTCAAGTCGGTGAGCTATCCGCTGGGCGTGCTGGGATTCGTGGCGCTGACGTGGGCCGTGATTGTCGGCACCAGCAATGCCGTGAACCTGACCGACGGCCTGGACGGCCTGGCCATCATGCCCACCGTGATGGTGGGCAGCGCGTTGGGCATCTTCGCCTACGTGGTTGGCCGCGTGGACTATTCGAAGTACCTGTTGTTTCCGTATATTCCCGGCGCGTCCGAACTCATGGTGCTATGCGCGGCGATAGGGGGCGCGGGACTCGCGTTTTTATGGTTCAACGCGTATCCGGCCCAGGTGTTCATGGGCGACGTGGGCGCGCTTGCGCTGGGCGGCGCGCTGGGCACCATCGCCGTCATCGTGCGCCAGGAAATCGTGCTGTTCATCATGGGCGGTGTGTTCGTGGTCGAGACGCTCTCGGTGATGATCCAGGTGACGTGGTTCAAGTACACCAAGCGACGTTATGGAACAGGTAGACGCATATTCCGCATGGCCCCGTTGCATCATCACTTTGAAGTGGGCGGCTGGAAGGAAACCCAGGTGGTCGTGCGTTTCTGGATCATCAGCATGATGCTGGTGCTGATTGGCCTCTCAACCCTGAAGTTGCGATGA
- the murG gene encoding undecaprenyldiphospho-muramoylpentapeptide beta-N-acetylglucosaminyltransferase codes for MTAARTILIMAGGTGGHIMPGLAVADVLRERGWRVLWLGNPDKMEGKLVPPRGIELVPLRFQGVRGKGMSALLKLPFLLLRAFAQAWSRLADVRPDVVLGMGGYVAFPGGVIAALRGTPLVVHEQNAVAGTANKCLAKMSRRVLSGFPGVLPKGEALGNPVRADLCALPDPAVRYASRSGPLRLLVVGGSLGAQALNTVVPQALARLPQDRRPMVVHQAGEQHLPALQQAYAEAGVQADCRAFIDDMAGALGDADLLICRAGAMTVSEVAAAGVAALFVPLPHAIDDHQTANARFLSDAEAAWLQPQAAMTPEWLADWLAQRTRQELEAVAVRARAHAQPEAAVHIADVCEQAAGRSS; via the coding sequence ATGACCGCGGCCCGCACCATCCTGATCATGGCCGGCGGCACCGGCGGGCACATCATGCCGGGCCTGGCCGTGGCTGACGTGCTGCGCGAGCGCGGCTGGCGCGTGTTGTGGCTGGGCAACCCGGACAAGATGGAAGGCAAGCTCGTGCCGCCGCGCGGTATTGAACTCGTGCCGCTGCGCTTCCAAGGCGTGCGCGGCAAGGGAATGTCCGCGCTGCTGAAGCTGCCGTTCCTGCTGCTGCGCGCGTTTGCACAAGCGTGGTCGCGTCTGGCGGATGTGCGTCCGGATGTGGTGCTGGGCATGGGCGGCTACGTCGCCTTCCCGGGGGGCGTGATCGCGGCCCTGCGTGGCACGCCGCTGGTGGTGCACGAACAGAATGCCGTGGCCGGCACCGCGAACAAGTGCCTGGCCAAGATGTCGCGCCGCGTGCTCAGCGGCTTTCCGGGCGTGCTGCCCAAGGGTGAAGCGCTGGGCAATCCCGTGCGTGCCGACCTGTGCGCGCTGCCCGATCCGGCCGTTCGCTACGCCAGCCGTTCCGGTCCGTTGCGCCTGCTTGTTGTGGGTGGCAGCCTGGGCGCGCAGGCACTGAACACGGTGGTTCCGCAGGCGTTGGCCCGCCTGCCGCAAGATCGTCGCCCGATGGTCGTCCATCAGGCCGGCGAACAACATCTGCCCGCGCTGCAGCAGGCCTACGCCGAAGCGGGCGTGCAGGCCGATTGCCGCGCGTTCATCGATGACATGGCGGGCGCCTTGGGCGATGCCGACCTGCTGATCTGCCGCGCGGGCGCCATGACGGTGTCCGAAGTGGCGGCAGCGGGCGTCGCCGCGCTGTTCGTGCCCTTGCCGCATGCCATCGATGACCACCAGACCGCCAACGCGCGCTTTTTGAGCGACGCAGAGGCCGCTTGGTTGCAGCCGCAGGCCGCCATGACGCCCGAGTGGCTGGCGGACTGGCTGGCCCAGCGTACCCGACAAGAACTCGAGGCCGTCGCCGTCCGGGCCCGCGCACATGCGCAGCCGGAAGCCGCGGTCCATATCGCCGATGTCTGCGAACAAGCAGCGGGGCGTTCATCATGA
- the ftsA gene encoding cell division protein FtsA, giving the protein MTRDIKDLIVALDIGTSKVVAVVAEILPEGRFEVLGLGQHESRGMRKGVVVNIETTVNSIQRALEEAELMADCKIRDVYTGIAGSHIRSFNSSGMVAVKDKEVTATDVARVIETAKAVNIPTDQQVLHVLTQEFIVDGQEDIREPIGMSGLRLEVRVHIVTGAVSAAQNIVKCVRRCGLEVQDLILQPLASSLAVLTADEKELGVVLVDIGGGTTDVAIFTGGAIRHTAVLPIAGDQITNDIAAMLRTPTPDAEEIKLRYGVAKQVLASPDESVEVPGLGDRGPRQVKRQALGAVIEPRVEELFTLVQQVVRDSGYEDLLASGVVLTGGSAQLPGMIELAEDVFLKPVRVAVPEYEGSLADVMRNPRFSTVMGLLQEARMQRVRGRKVAAQTGNFKSLLARMKEWFMN; this is encoded by the coding sequence ATGACCCGTGACATCAAGGACCTTATCGTCGCCCTCGATATCGGCACCAGCAAGGTGGTGGCTGTGGTGGCTGAAATTTTGCCCGAAGGGCGATTCGAAGTGCTAGGCCTGGGCCAGCACGAATCGCGCGGCATGCGCAAGGGCGTGGTCGTCAATATCGAGACCACTGTGAATTCCATTCAGCGCGCGCTTGAAGAAGCCGAGCTGATGGCAGATTGCAAGATTCGCGACGTCTATACCGGCATTGCCGGCAGCCATATCCGCAGCTTCAATTCCAGCGGCATGGTCGCTGTGAAAGACAAAGAAGTCACCGCCACCGACGTTGCCCGCGTCATCGAGACCGCCAAGGCGGTGAACATCCCGACCGACCAGCAAGTGCTGCACGTGCTGACGCAGGAGTTCATCGTCGACGGCCAGGAAGACATCCGCGAGCCCATCGGCATGAGCGGCCTGCGCCTGGAAGTGCGCGTGCACATCGTGACGGGCGCGGTCAGCGCCGCGCAGAACATCGTCAAGTGCGTGCGCCGCTGCGGCCTGGAAGTGCAAGACCTGATCCTGCAACCGCTGGCCTCGAGCCTGGCCGTGCTGACGGCCGATGAAAAGGAACTGGGTGTCGTGCTGGTGGACATCGGCGGCGGCACGACCGATGTCGCCATCTTCACGGGCGGCGCGATCCGCCACACCGCGGTGCTGCCGATTGCCGGTGACCAGATCACCAACGACATCGCGGCCATGCTGCGCACGCCGACGCCGGACGCCGAAGAAATCAAGCTGCGCTACGGCGTGGCCAAGCAGGTGCTGGCCAGCCCGGACGAATCCGTGGAAGTGCCGGGCCTGGGTGATCGCGGTCCGCGCCAGGTCAAGCGCCAGGCGTTGGGCGCCGTGATCGAGCCGCGTGTCGAAGAACTGTTCACGCTGGTGCAGCAGGTGGTGCGCGATTCCGGCTACGAAGATCTGCTGGCGTCAGGCGTTGTGCTGACCGGCGGTTCCGCGCAGTTGCCCGGCATGATCGAACTGGCCGAGGACGTGTTCCTGAAGCCGGTTCGCGTGGCGGTGCCTGAGTACGAAGGAAGCTTGGCCGACGTGATGCGTAACCCGCGCTTCTCGACGGTGATGGGCTTGTTGCAGGAAGCACGGATGCAGCGGGTGCGCGGTCGCAAGGTCGCCGCTCAGACAGGCAATTTCAAGAGCCTGCTTGCGCGCATGAAGGAATGGTTCATGAATTAA